One genomic region from Anopheles bellator chromosome 2, idAnoBellAS_SP24_06.2, whole genome shotgun sequence encodes:
- the LOC131209811 gene encoding replication factor C subunit 5, translating to METNVASNLPWVEKYRPATLNDLISHEEIISTINKFIKEEQLPHLLFYGPPGTGKTSTILACARQLYKPQSFGSMVLELNASDDRGINIVRGQILDFASTRTIFKGGYKLIILDEADAMTNDAQNALRRIIEKYTENVRFCIICNYLSKIIPAIQSRCTRFRFAPLSLEQILPRLEHVIEAEGIQVSEDGKKALITLAGGDMRKVLNVLQSTWMAYKNVTEVNVYNCVGHPLKQDIHDIIDWLLNEESFKICYDKIQHLKTQKGLALEDILTEIHLVINRLEIPPRVLSQLVITLASIEERLADGCVEKPQIAALISAFSKVRDLVV from the exons atggaaacaaacgtTGCATCGAATCTCCCGTGGGTGGAAAAATACCGACCAGCTACTCTAAACGATCTAATTTCGCACGAAGAAATCATCAGCACAA TCAACAAGTTCATCAAGGAAGAGCAATTGCCGCACTTGTTATTCTACGGACCTCCGGGAACTGGAAAGACCAGCACTATTTTGGCGTGTGCCCGGCAGCTGTACAAGCCACAGTCCTTTGGGTCGATGGTGCTCGAGCTGAACGCATCAGATGACCGTGGTATCAACATCGTTCGCGGTCAAATTCTCGATTTTGCCTCCACCAGAACTATCTTCAAAGGCGGCTACAAGCTGATAATTCTCGATGAAGCCGATGCAATGACGAATGATGCTCAGAATGCGCTCAGGCGAATTATTGAAAAGTACACGGAAAATGTGCGATTTTGCATCATTTGTAACTATCTGAGCAAAATCATTCCGGCAATACAGTCGCGCTGCACTCGCTTCCGATTTGCTCCGCTGTCGCTCGAGCAGATTCTTCCCCGATTGGAGCACGTGATTGAAGCTGAAGG CATTCAAGTGAGCGAGGATGGCAAAAAGGCACTCATTACGCTCGCCGGGGGCGACATGCGGAAGGTGCTGAATGTTCTTCAAAGCACCTGGATGGCGTACAAGAACGTGACGGAAGTTAACGTTTACAACTGTGTCGGACATCCTTTAAAGCAGGATATACACGACATTATAGACTGGTTGCTTAATGAAGAATCGTTTAAAATTTGCTACGACA AAATTCAACATctcaaaacccaaaaagggcTTGCCCTGGAGGACATACTAACCGAAATTCATTTGGTTATCAATCGACTGGAAATACCGCCACGTGTTTTGTCTCAGCTCGTCATTACGTTGGCATCAATTGAAGAACGATTAGCAGACGGATGTGTGGAGAAACCTCAAATAGCTGCACTTATTTCTGCATTCAGTAAAGTTAGAGATTTGGTAGTTTAG